Below is a genomic region from Fusobacterium canifelinum.
TAATTCTGACAACTCTATTAAAATACCTTCTCTATTTTTTGACTTTAAGTCTAAATCTATTAAGTCTTCTGTAATATAATCTGTAATTTTTATAGAATTTACCATAATAAAGCCCCCCATAATATTTTTTGAGCATTTATATTAGTATCTAAATGAAAATTAATATAATTTTCTAATACTAATATTGCTTTTCTTACATAATCAATTTTATATTTTTCATCATTAATTACTACTTTTAAATTATTCTCAAATAAATATTGCAATATTTTTTTTACATTATCATCTATCTCCACTTTTCTTTGATTTTTCATCTCAACTTGAAGTTCTTCCATATGACTACTATCTTCAATAGAAATTCCTTCTTCTTTAATTAAAGTATTTAAGAAAAATAAGATTAAAAGATAATTTTTTCTTTCATCATTTGATGTATTCAAATAATCAAGAGTTCTCTCTAAGACTTCATAAATTTTTCTATTTCTACCATTTTCAACCAAAATCTGATTTAATATAGAAAATATATAAAATGCTATATTTATCTTATCTATATCAGATTTTACTCCTATATAATCTTTAACAGTTGAAAAATTTGAAATTATTAAACTATCATTTTTTTTATAGAACTGAAAATCTGTTAAAGATAATATATCTACTGCTGTCTTATCTCTTTTTTTACTTTTTCTTATCCCTTTTATAACAGTGGAAACTTTTCCATAATCTTCCATAAATATTGTAATGTATCTATCTGCTTCTTCAATATCTTTCTTTGCTATAATAATACCTTTACCTCTTAAAAATATCATTTTACATCATCTATTTTTTAGGAATTTCAGTGAAAGTCTTACTATCTAAAATAGGATTTATCTTTAAATTACTTATTTTTATATCTCCTACCTTAGTTCCTCTGTCTTTTATTTCAACAGTTTCTGGAAAAACAAAACCATCAACTTCTATATAACTTAAAATATCAATTGAAACTTGTTCATCTATATTTAAGCTTTGAGGTTTTTTTGCATAAAATTTTTGGCTAAAATCTTTATTTTTCTTTTCTTCTTCTATTATTTTATTAATTGCCTTTATTATTCTATTTTCATCATCAACTATTTTATTTTCCTTAACTTCATTAAATAAAGGCAGATACACAACTTTTTTATTTGCTGTGTAATCATAAAGGTATATCTCCCCTTTGTTTAATTCTGGAGCTGTAACTTCTTTTTTAATTTTATTTGGTAACTCAAAATCAATTTTGTAACTAATTTCTTTCTTTTTTGATTTTACAGTAGTTTTCTCAACAACATCAAATTTTACTGTTTTTATATCTGATAAACTTTTTGTTGCTGAAAATATTAATCCCTGTACTAATATGAATAATAATATTATAAATTTTTTCATTATTCTTCATCTCCTTCTAGCTCTTTTACCTCTTCTTTAACTATTGGTCTATTTACTGTATTCTCTCTGCTGATTACTATTACTTCTCTTAAGTCCTTACTTTCAAAACCAGGTTTTAGTGTAACCCTCTTATAACCATAATTTTCTTTTTCATCAATTTGCTCTATTTTTCCAATTTTAATTCCCTCAGGATAAATATCACTAATTCCTGATGTAATTATTTCATCTCCTGCTTTTAAATTATCCTCAACTATTGAAGGTTGAAAATATAAAAGACCATCTTCTTCATCACTACCTCTTGCAATTCCTAATACATCCCCCATTGTTTTAGTACTTATGATAGAATTAGGATTTGTAATAAGTTCAACCTCAGAATAATTATCATGAACTGTTACTATTTTTCCAACTAAATAGTCTCCATATACAGTTATCATATCAATTTTTATTCCATCTTTTGAACCAAGGTCTATGAAGATCTTATTGTTTAGATTATTTATATCACTAAAACTTACTCTTGCAAATTTTAAAGTTCCTTTATAAATGCTATTTTCTTTCATTTCTAAAAGTTTTAGTAATCTTTCATTTTCTTCATATATTTTTTGATCTTTTATTTTTTCAATTTTTAATTCCATATTTTCTTTTTTTAATTTTTCATTTTCTGCTATGAAGTTTTCATAAGAGAAAATTATATCTTTTATTCCACTAGCTCTATTGGCTACATTATATACTTTGCTCTGAATTGGTAGAAAAACCTTATCTATTTGATCTTTCAATTTAAATAAAAGTCTATTAAAAATTAAAACTGTAACAATTATTACTGCTAATATTGGCAAAAGAATTTTTATTTTACTTTCTTTTTTCATCTATATATAAATCTCCTTATAAAAACTAAATACTTTCCCATTTTAAAGTTAATACTCTATTTAATAATTATAGTATATTGTGCTATTTTTGTAAAGCTTTTAATCAAAACTATATTAATTTTTTGGACAAGAAAAAAAGCTATTGCGTAGAAATCTGCAATAGCCTTATCCATTTTTATTAAATTTTATTTTTATTTTCTTTTAACCATTTTAAAATTAATATTATGCAAATGATATAAATAACTCCAAACAATACACATAAAATTTCAAGGTAATAACTTCCTTTTATATCCAATATTTTTCCAATTATCACCTGTAAAAATATTAAAAAGATACTTGATAGGGAACTGAGCAAAGATATAACTGACGACCTCACTTCATCTGGAATAAAATAATGAACTGTACTCATAATTTGAGGTGCTACCATACCATTACTAAGTCCTAAAAGAATTGTACCTAAAATATATAAAATAAGATTTTGGGATTGATAAATAATTATTAAAGATATAGGAATTAAAATTACACATAAAACATATAAATAATTTTTAATTTCCTTTTTATATTTAATAATAAGTCCACTAACTACCAAACATGATAAATATACACTATTAATTCCAGTAAGTTTACTTCCAATAACTCCTAATAAATTTGCTCTAGGTTGCCATATAAAAAGGTGGACTGAATAGAAAGAATAATGAATCGTCATTGCAAGAGTATATATCCATAATTTATTTTCTTTTAAAAATATTTGAAAACTTTTCTTTCCAATCTTTATTAAATTTGCTTCCATACTTTTATTATCTTGAAAAGAAAAATAAATTAAAATTCCATTTATGGCTTGGAATGTTCCTGCAAGAATAAGTATAAATTTATAATCTAAATTAAAAAAAGAAATTGCAAATCCTGTTAAAATTCCTATAATATTAGTAGAATATTGAACCTGTCCATTACTTTTTAAAATATATTCTTCTTTCTCTTGTAGATTTTCTACTTTATCTAAACTATTTACAAACCAAGGAAATAATGTACCACTTATTTGAGATTCTCCAATTCCCATTAATATAGCTGAAATATATAACATACTTATATTAACACTATATGCTATCATAACTATGGCACTTCCTGTTAGCACCATACCAATAGTAAAAATTTTTAATCTACCATATCTATCTGCAAAACTTCCAGTAGGATAATCAAATAACATTTGTGTCAGCAAAATAACAGACCAAAGCAATCCTATTTGAGTATTTTTTAAACCAAACTGTAATAAAAAAGCAGTTATGACTGAATCATATAATATTGACATAACTTTTAAGGTACTTTCTCCCCAAAGTAAACCTATTATACTCTTTTTCATAGTAAACACTCCTACATTTTTAATTTTTTATGTTATTTGTACCTACCTTTACATTGGTTCTTTCTAAGTTATAACTAATTTACACTATTTCATATTTGACTTTTCTCTTATATTATAACTTATTCTCTTAATTTAGGCTAGAAAGTTAAAAATAATTGTTGACAAATTCATAAAAGAATAATATATTTATAAGTGAAAATAAATATTAAAAATAATCTTCGGGGCAGGGTGAAATTCCCGACCGGTGGTATAGTCCACGAAAGCATTTGCTTTGATTTGGTGAAATTCCAAAACCGACAGTAGAGTCTGGATGAGAGAAGAAAAGAAATTTAAGTTTTTTAACTTGTTTTCTATATTTTAGTAATCTTACCCGAATTGTATAATTCGGTTTTTTTATTTTAACTGGAGGGGATTAATAAAAAATGGATAATCATATAAAAGGAGCTCTACTTGTTTGTTTAGCTGCTACCATGTGGGGTTTTGATGGAATAGTTTTAACACCTAGGTTGTTTAATTTACATGTTCCATTTGTAGTTTTTATACTTCATCTTTTACCATTGATACTTATGTCAATTATCTTTGGAAAAGAAGAAATTAAAAATATTAAAAAATTAGATAAAAATGATTTATTTTTCTTTTTCTGTGTAGCTTTGTTTGGTGGTTGCTTAGGAACTCTATCAATAGTTAAAGCATTATTTTTAGTAAATTTTAAACATTTAACAGTTGTTACTTTGTTACAAAAATTACAACCAATATTTGCAATAATATTAGCAAGGTTACTTTTAAAAGAAAAATTAAAAAGAGCTTACTTATTTTGGGGATTTTTAGCTTTAGTTGGAGGATATCTTTTAACATTTGAATTTCATCTTCCAGAATTTATTTCAGCTGATAATCTGTTACCAGCTTCTCTTTATTCATTACTTGCTGCTTTCTCATTTGGTTCAGCAACAGTATTTGGAAAGAGAATATTGAAGTCTGCTTCTTTTAGAACAGCACTTTATTTAAGATATTTGATGACAAGCTGTATAATGTTTGTTATTGTGGCTTTTACTTCTGGCTTTGGAGACTTTACAACAGCCACATCTGGAAATTGGTTAATCTTTGTAATTATTGCCTTAACAACAGGAAGTGGAGCGATACTACTTTATTATTTCGGACTTAGATATATAACAGCAAAAGTTGCTACTATGTGTGAACTATGTTTCCCTATATCTAGTGTAGTTTTTGACTACTTAATAAATGGGAATGTATTAAGTCCTGTTCAAATTGCAAGTGCAATTTTAATGATAATTTCAATAATAAGAATTAGTAAATTAAATTAAAATTATAACTGCACCTTTAATCTTATATTTAAGATTTCTGGTGCAGTTTTTAATATTAAATAAATAAATTATTATTTGATTTTTCAGCTTCTCCTAAATATTGTCCTACTCCACCATAATTTATTCCATCAATTAATTCTTCCTTATTTATTCCCATAACATCCATAGACATAGTACAGGCTGTAATATTTACTCCTGAATCTATAGCTTTTTGAATTAAGTCTTCTAAAGACATGATATTCTTTTTCTTCATAACACTTCTTATCATCTTAGCACCAATTCCAAAAAAATTCATT
It encodes:
- the recO gene encoding DNA repair protein RecO is translated as MIFLRGKGIIIAKKDIEEADRYITIFMEDYGKVSTVIKGIRKSKKRDKTAVDILSLTDFQFYKKNDSLIISNFSTVKDYIGVKSDIDKINIAFYIFSILNQILVENGRNRKIYEVLERTLDYLNTSNDERKNYLLILFFLNTLIKEEGISIEDSSHMEELQVEMKNQRKVEIDDNVKKILQYLFENNLKVVINDEKYKIDYVRKAILVLENYINFHLDTNINAQKILWGALLW
- a CDS encoding LolA family protein, translating into MKKFIILLFILVQGLIFSATKSLSDIKTVKFDVVEKTTVKSKKKEISYKIDFELPNKIKKEVTAPELNKGEIYLYDYTANKKVVYLPLFNEVKENKIVDDENRIIKAINKIIEEEKKNKDFSQKFYAKKPQSLNIDEQVSIDILSYIEVDGFVFPETVEIKDRGTKVGDIKISNLKINPILDSKTFTEIPKK
- the mreC gene encoding rod shape-determining protein MreC yields the protein MKKESKIKILLPILAVIIVTVLIFNRLLFKLKDQIDKVFLPIQSKVYNVANRASGIKDIIFSYENFIAENEKLKKENMELKIEKIKDQKIYEENERLLKLLEMKENSIYKGTLKFARVSFSDINNLNNKIFIDLGSKDGIKIDMITVYGDYLVGKIVTVHDNYSEVELITNPNSIISTKTMGDVLGIARGSDEEDGLLYFQPSIVEDNLKAGDEIITSGISDIYPEGIKIGKIEQIDEKENYGYKRVTLKPGFESKDLREVIVISRENTVNRPIVKEEVKELEGDEE
- a CDS encoding MFS transporter, translating into MKKSIIGLLWGESTLKVMSILYDSVITAFLLQFGLKNTQIGLLWSVILLTQMLFDYPTGSFADRYGRLKIFTIGMVLTGSAIVMIAYSVNISMLYISAILMGIGESQISGTLFPWFVNSLDKVENLQEKEEYILKSNGQVQYSTNIIGILTGFAISFFNLDYKFILILAGTFQAINGILIYFSFQDNKSMEANLIKIGKKSFQIFLKENKLWIYTLAMTIHYSFYSVHLFIWQPRANLLGVIGSKLTGINSVYLSCLVVSGLIIKYKKEIKNYLYVLCVILIPISLIIIYQSQNLILYILGTILLGLSNGMVAPQIMSTVHYFIPDEVRSSVISLLSSLSSIFLIFLQVIIGKILDIKGSYYLEILCVLFGVIYIICIILILKWLKENKNKI
- a CDS encoding DMT family transporter, translated to MDNHIKGALLVCLAATMWGFDGIVLTPRLFNLHVPFVVFILHLLPLILMSIIFGKEEIKNIKKLDKNDLFFFFCVALFGGCLGTLSIVKALFLVNFKHLTVVTLLQKLQPIFAIILARLLLKEKLKRAYLFWGFLALVGGYLLTFEFHLPEFISADNLLPASLYSLLAAFSFGSATVFGKRILKSASFRTALYLRYLMTSCIMFVIVAFTSGFGDFTTATSGNWLIFVIIALTTGSGAILLYYFGLRYITAKVATMCELCFPISSVVFDYLINGNVLSPVQIASAILMIISIIRISKLN